The Deltaproteobacteria bacterium region AGGCGATCTGGCGCGAGCAGAAGACCTTCCGGGCCGAGATCGACCCCTCGCGGCCCAAGTACTACGTGCTCGACATGTTCCCCTATCCGTCGGGCGCGGGTCTCCACGTAGGCCACCCCAAGGGCTACATCGCGACCGACGTCGTGGCCCGCTACCAGCGGATGCGCGGCCGGAACGTTCTGCACCCGATGGGCTGGGACGCCTTCGGCCTGCCGGCCGAGCAGTACGCGGTCGAGACGGGGGTTCACCCCCGCGAGACGACGCGCCGCAACATCGAGACCTTCAAGCGCCAGATCCAGGCGCTCGGCCTCTCCTACGACTGGTCGCGCGAGATCGACACCACGGACCCGGGCTACGTGCGCTGGACCCAGTGGATCTTCCAGAAGCTCCACGAGCGCGGGCTCGCCTACCAGGCCGAGGTGCCGGTCAACTGGTGCCCCGCCCTCGGTACGGTGCTGGCCAACGAGGAGGTGATCGACGGCCGGAGCGAGCGCGGCGGCCACCCGGTCGTGCGCGTGGCGATGAAGCAGTGGATGCTGCGCATCACCGCCTACGCCGACCGCCTGCTCGAGGACCTCGACGAGCTCGACTGGCCCGAGCCGATCAAGAAGATGCAGCGCGACTGGATCGGCCGCAGCGAGGGCGCCCAGGTGCGCTTCCCGGTGGCCGGCCACCCGGCGCTCGCGATCGAGGTCTTCACGACGCGCCCCGACACGCTCTTCGGCGCGACCTACATGGTGCTCGCGCCCGAGCACCCCCTGGTCGAGGCGATCACGGCGCCGGAGGAGCGCGCCGCCGTCGCCGCCTACGTCGAGGCGGCGCGCCGGCGCAGCGAGCGCGCGCGGATGACGGAGGCCCGGACCAAGACCGGCGTCGCGACCGGCGCCTCGGCGCTCAACCCGGTGAACGGCGAGCGCATCCCGATCTGGATCGCCGACTACGTGCTCGCCGGCTACGGCACCGGCGCCATCATGGCCGTCCCCGGCCACGACGAGCGCGACTTCGAGTTCGCGAGCCGCTTCGGGCTGCCGATCCGGAAGGTGGTGGACGTCCCGGGGCACGAGCTGCCGGCGGTGGACGAGGGCGTCGCCACCGCCTCCGGCTTCCTCGACGGCCTGCCGACGCCGCAGGCGAAGCGGCGCATGATCGAGTGGCTCGAGCGCGAGGGGCACGGCGCGGGTCGCGTGACCTACAAGCTGCGCGACTGGCTCTTCAGCCGGCAGCGCTACTGGGGCGAGCCGTTCCCGGTGCTGCACCTGGACGACGGAACGGTGAAGCTCGTGCCCGAGGCCGAGCTGCCGCTCCTGCTGCCCGAGCTCGAGGACTTCCGGCCCTCCGGCGACCAGCGCACCCCCCTCGAGCGCGCGCCCGACTGGATCGAGACCGTCGACCCCGAGACCGGCCGGCCGGCGCGCCGCGACCGCAACACCATGCCGCAGTGGGCGGGGAGCTGCTGGTACTTCCTGCGCTTCGTCGACCCGCGCAACGAGACCGCACCCTGGTCGCCCGAGGCCGAGCGCTACTGGATGCCGGTCGACCTCTACGTGGGGGGCGCCGAGCACGCGGTCCTGCACCTGCTCTACTCGCGCTTCTGGCACAAGGTGCTCTTCGACCTCGGCCTGGTGAGCACCAGGGAGCCGTTCCGCAAGCTCGTGAACCAGGGCATGATCCTGGGCGCCAGCTATCGCTGGTACGACGACAACCTCGGCGACGACCCGACCGCGACCCCGCGCGTCTACGCCGCCCGCGACGTGCGCGTCCTCGGCGAGAAGACCGTCGCCTCGGACGACGGCCGCGAGCTGAAGGCGCGCTGGCTCGGCCCCGAAACCGTGCGGATCGCCGACGGCCGCGCCTTCCACCCGACGCTCGGCCTCGAGCTCGAGGAAGTCCTCGAGAAGATGTCGAAGAGCCGCGGCAACGTCGTGAACCCGGACGCGGTCGTCGAGCAGTACGGTGCCGACTCGATGCGCCTCTACGAGATGTTCCTGGGCCCGCTCGACAAGGAGGCGCCCTGGAGCACGGAGGGCATCCTGGGCGTCCACCGCTTCCTCCAGCGCGTCTGGCGCCTCGTCGTCGAGGAGGGCGACGCCGAGGGCGGCGGCCCCGAGGCCCTGCGCCCGCTTCCCGAAGGCGCCCCCGAGTCCCAGCGCCGGCTGCTCGCCGAGACCGTGCAGGGCGTCGGTGAGGACTTCGAGGCGCTGCGCTTCAACACCGCGATCGCGAAGCTCATGACCTTCGTGCGCGACGGCGCCAAGGAGGCCCCGCTCGGCCGCGAGTCGGTGGAGACGCTGCTGAAGCTGCTGGCCCCCCTCGCGCCGCACCTCGCCGAGGAGCTCTGGGAGCGGCTCGGCCACGCCGGGTCGATCGCCTACGCGCCCTGGCCGGCGGCGGACCCGGCCCTGCTGCGTGCGGCCACGATCACGCTCGCCGTGCAGGTCAACGGCAAGCGCCGCGACGAGATCACGGTGCCGGCGGGCGCCGACGAGGCGGCCGTACGCGCCGCCGCGCTGGCGTCGGAGAACGTCCGCCGCCACCTGGAAGGCAAGGAGCCGCGCAAGGTGATCGTGGTGCCGGGACGCCTCGTGAACCTCGTGGTGTAGGGGTGGTGGTGGAGAGCGGGTCGTGTAGAGTCGGCCGGTGTCCGGCGACTGGCTCACGACGGTGCTCGCGACCTTCGCGGGCCTGCTCCCGATCGTGAACCCCTTCAGCACGGCGGCGGTGTTCCTCGCGATCACCGCGCGCCTCTCCGAGCCCGACCGCCGGCGCCAGGCGGCGCTCGCCTGCCTCTACGCGACCGCCGTCCTGCTCGTGTTCCTGTTCGCGGGCGCCCTGATCATGCGCTTCTTCGGCATCTCGATCCCGGCGCTCCGGCTCGCCGGCGGCCTGATCGTCGCGCGGGTCGGCTTCGCCATGCTCGCTCCGGGTGGGGGCGACGCGGCGCCGGACGCCGCGCCCCCGCGCCTCGACGTGGCCTTCACCCCGCTCGCGGTGCCGATGCTGAGCGGGCCGGGCTCGATCGCGGTCACGATCGGCATGGCGGCAGGCGCCGGCTCGGTGGCGGACCACCTGGCGATCGCGACGGGCATCGTCGTCGTGATCGCCGTGTCCTGGGCGGTGCTGCGTAGCGCGGACGCCGTGCAGCGCTTCCTCGGCGCGCAGGGGATCGACGCGCTGACCCGCATCATGGGCTTCCTGCTGGTCTGCATCGGCGTACAGTTCGTCGGGATCGCCGTGATCGAGGTGGCGACCAACGAACGCTTCCTGACCGCCCTGCTCTCCGCCCTCGCGAAGGTGCGAGTCGCCGGCCCGTAGCGCGACGGAGACGGGCTACGAGGGACCCGCGGCAGGGGCCGGCGGCGCGTGCCCCTGCCCGCCTTCGGGACGGGCCGCCGCGAGCCGGCGGGCGCGCCGCCGCAGGATCCAGACGCCGAGGCCGACCATCGCGAGCGGGGTGAGCGACAGCAGGGCGCTCCCCTTGAGCAGCGCCCAGCTCACCGCCGCGGAGTCCTGACCGGCGCAGACGGCACACGCCCGGGCCGCGCCGGGTGCCAGCAGCGCCGCCCCCAGGCTGGCGGACACGGCGAGGGCGGCGGCCCGCGCGCTCACCGGTAGACCACCAGCCACAGCACGGGCCAGACCAGGACCACGAAGTACCAGAGCACCTCGGCGGTGCCGAGCTGGGTCGACGCGAGCCAGCCGCGCTGGAGGCGCCGGAAGGTCACCCCGAGCAGCACGAGCGCCGCGAGCGCGTGCAGCGCGTGCACGCCGACGATCAGGTAGAAGAAGCTGCCGAGCGTGCTCGAGCGGAGCGTCAGGCCCTGCCCGATCATCGCGACCCACTCGGCGCCCTGCACCACGACGAAGAACGCCCCGAGCGCGATCGCGAGGGCGAGCGGGGTGCGCGCCGAGGCGCGGCTGCGGTCGAAGCGCCGGCGCGCCCACTGGAGCGACGCCCCCGAGGCGAGCAGGACGGCGGTGTTGAAGGCGGTGGCCTCGAAGGGCAATCGCGGCTGGCCGGGCGGCGGCCAGACCACGGCGGAGCTGCGGACGATCGTGAAGGCGCTGATCAGGCCGGCGAAGAGCATCACCTCCGTGAACACGAAGATGAGCATGCCCATGACCCCGCTCGGGACGAGGGGCTCGCGCCGCTGCTCGGCGACGACGCGGATGCGGCCGTAGCTCGACGAGCTCATGGTGTCTTCGCCTCGCTAGTGCTGGGCGTCCCCGTGCTCGCCGGCGTCGAACGAGGCGTTCGACGCCTTCCAGCCGGGCTTCTCCCAGCCGAGGCCCTCGAGCTCCATCACGTCGGGGGCGGTTCCGGCGAAGAAGAGCAGCATGAACAGCAGGCAGGTCGCCATCAGGTACCCCACGAAGCGCGGGGCCAGGTTCACGTGCATGAAGTTCTTCGCGACCAGGAACGCCTTCACGACCGCGATCCCGAACGCGGTGAACAGCGTGACGAGCGGATGGCCGAGCATCGGGCCGAGCACGCTGATCGCGAGCAGGACCAGGAGGATCGCCCAGATCCGGACGTAGTTCGGATGGTGATGGGGAGCCTCGTAGGCCGGGTTCTCGTCGTGGGGCGTCGGGTGGTGCGCGTGTTGCGAGGCCATGGTCTCATTTCGCGATGTAGAGGAGAGGGAAGAGGAAGATCCAGACGATGTCGACGAAGTGCCAGTAGAGCCCGATCAGCTCCACGCGGTGGAGCTCGAGGTTCCGCTTCGCCGTCTGGGCCACGATCAGCATGATCAGGATGCCCACGGCCACGTGCAGCGCGTGCAGGCCGGCGGCGGTGTAGTAGAACGACCAGAAGGTGCTCGCGGTGATGGTGAACCCGTGCGTGATCTCCATCGTCCACTCGTAGCTCTTGAGCAGCAGGAAGCACAGGCCGCCGAGCGCGGTCAGGTGGAGCATGCGCGCCGCCTTCGGCCCGTCGCCGTGTTCCGCCGCCTTGTGCCCCAGCACCGCAAACAGGCTCGAGGTCAGCAGGATGAAGGTGTTGGTGGCACCGATCCACGTCGCGGTGTGGGCGGCCGACTCCGCGAACGCGTCGTGCGCGAGGCGGTACATCACGTAGGAGGCGATGATGCCCCCGAAGATCACGATCTCCGAGGCGATGACCCACCAGACGGCGAGCCGCCCGGTGGGCATCCCGGCGGCGCTGCGGGTGGTGGCGATCGGGCGGGCGGACGACATCCGGCTCCTCTCGGCTCGATGGGGTCGTCAGTTCGGCACGTTCTGCGGCCAGTAGTCCTGCTCGCGACCGGGCACGCTGTACTCGTAGGGGCCACGGTACACGGTCGGCAGCTCCTTCCAGTTGCCGTGCGGCGGGGGCGAGTCCGCCGTCCACTCGAGGGTATTGGACGCCCACGGGTTCTTCGGCGCCTTGGGGCCGCGGCGCAGGCTCCAGAAGAAGTTGACGAGGAACACGATCTGGAAGGAGAGCATCACCCACAGCGACAGCGTCGCGAGCTTGTCGAGGTCGCGCATCCACGGCGCCGACAGCTCCGGGAACTGCGTGAAGTCCCAGATCCGGCGGTGCTCGCCGGCTACGCCCAGCACGAAGAGCGGGATGAAGATCAGGTTGAAGGGGATCACGGTCCCCCAGAAGTGGATCTTCCCGAGCCGGTCGTCGAGCATGCGCCCGAACATCTTCGGGAACCAGAAGGTGACGCCCGCGAAGGTCCCGATGACGGCGATCGGCACGAAGGTGTAGTGGAAGTGGGCCAGTACGAAGTAGGTGTCGTGCAGGTAGATGTCCGTGCCGCTGGCGCCCAGGAAGATGCCGGTCACGCCGCCGATCAGGAAGGTGGCGATGAAGGAGAGCGCCCAGAGCATCGGCGTCTCGAGGGTGATCGAGCCGCCGTAGAGCGTCGCGATGTAGACGAACATCATCTCGGCAACGGGCACCGAGATCAGCAGCGTGGTGATCGTGAAGACGTT contains the following coding sequences:
- the leuS gene encoding leucine--tRNA ligase, with the protein product MPYEPRRIEARWQAIWREQKTFRAEIDPSRPKYYVLDMFPYPSGAGLHVGHPKGYIATDVVARYQRMRGRNVLHPMGWDAFGLPAEQYAVETGVHPRETTRRNIETFKRQIQALGLSYDWSREIDTTDPGYVRWTQWIFQKLHERGLAYQAEVPVNWCPALGTVLANEEVIDGRSERGGHPVVRVAMKQWMLRITAYADRLLEDLDELDWPEPIKKMQRDWIGRSEGAQVRFPVAGHPALAIEVFTTRPDTLFGATYMVLAPEHPLVEAITAPEERAAVAAYVEAARRRSERARMTEARTKTGVATGASALNPVNGERIPIWIADYVLAGYGTGAIMAVPGHDERDFEFASRFGLPIRKVVDVPGHELPAVDEGVATASGFLDGLPTPQAKRRMIEWLEREGHGAGRVTYKLRDWLFSRQRYWGEPFPVLHLDDGTVKLVPEAELPLLLPELEDFRPSGDQRTPLERAPDWIETVDPETGRPARRDRNTMPQWAGSCWYFLRFVDPRNETAPWSPEAERYWMPVDLYVGGAEHAVLHLLYSRFWHKVLFDLGLVSTREPFRKLVNQGMILGASYRWYDDNLGDDPTATPRVYAARDVRVLGEKTVASDDGRELKARWLGPETVRIADGRAFHPTLGLELEEVLEKMSKSRGNVVNPDAVVEQYGADSMRLYEMFLGPLDKEAPWSTEGILGVHRFLQRVWRLVVEEGDAEGGGPEALRPLPEGAPESQRRLLAETVQGVGEDFEALRFNTAIAKLMTFVRDGAKEAPLGRESVETLLKLLAPLAPHLAEELWERLGHAGSIAYAPWPAADPALLRAATITLAVQVNGKRRDEITVPAGADEAAVRAAALASENVRRHLEGKEPRKVIVVPGRLVNLVV
- a CDS encoding MarC family NAAT transporter; the encoded protein is MSGDWLTTVLATFAGLLPIVNPFSTAAVFLAITARLSEPDRRRQAALACLYATAVLLVFLFAGALIMRFFGISIPALRLAGGLIVARVGFAMLAPGGGDAAPDAAPPRLDVAFTPLAVPMLSGPGSIAVTIGMAAGAGSVADHLAIATGIVVVIAVSWAVLRSADAVQRFLGAQGIDALTRIMGFLLVCIGVQFVGIAVIEVATNERFLTALLSALAKVRVAGP
- a CDS encoding cytochrome c oxidase subunit 3 produces the protein MSSSSYGRIRVVAEQRREPLVPSGVMGMLIFVFTEVMLFAGLISAFTIVRSSAVVWPPPGQPRLPFEATAFNTAVLLASGASLQWARRRFDRSRASARTPLALAIALGAFFVVVQGAEWVAMIGQGLTLRSSTLGSFFYLIVGVHALHALAALVLLGVTFRRLQRGWLASTQLGTAEVLWYFVVLVWPVLWLVVYR
- a CDS encoding cytochrome C oxidase subunit IV family protein, whose amino-acid sequence is MASQHAHHPTPHDENPAYEAPHHHPNYVRIWAILLVLLAISVLGPMLGHPLVTLFTAFGIAVVKAFLVAKNFMHVNLAPRFVGYLMATCLLFMLLFFAGTAPDVMELEGLGWEKPGWKASNASFDAGEHGDAQH
- a CDS encoding cytochrome c oxidase subunit 3; translated protein: MSSARPIATTRSAAGMPTGRLAVWWVIASEIVIFGGIIASYVMYRLAHDAFAESAAHTATWIGATNTFILLTSSLFAVLGHKAAEHGDGPKAARMLHLTALGGLCFLLLKSYEWTMEITHGFTITASTFWSFYYTAAGLHALHVAVGILIMLIVAQTAKRNLELHRVELIGLYWHFVDIVWIFLFPLLYIAK